The following coding sequences are from one Wenzhouxiangella sp. AB-CW3 window:
- a CDS encoding NADH-quinone oxidoreductase subunit M, with protein sequence MLDWPLLSLLIWIPIVAAFGVAALGVRAPKLVRPVALIVALVSFVLSLVLYAGFDVTTSAMQFQEKTVWIGAFDVNYHLGVDGLSLPLILLTTLIGVLIIVAGWQIKNQPHLYMAAFLLLQGLMVGVFSALDALLFYVFFEAMLVPMFLIIGIWGGPNRIYATIKFFLFTFFGSVFMLIALIWLYLQSGSFAILDLHDFPIALAAQIWIFLAFLIAFAVKVPMWPVHTWLPDAHVEAPTGGSVVLAAVMLKIGGYGLVRFSLPITPDAAAALDWLVIGLSLVAIAYIGFVALAQSDMKKLIAYSSISHMGFVTLGLFLAFAIARNTGETTGAGLGITGAMVQMISHGFISGAMFLAVGVLYDRMHSRDINAYGGVANTMPWFAMFAVLFFMANSGLPGTSGFVGEFMVILAAFHANFWFAFVAGTTLILGAAYSLWLVKRVFYGEVANQGVAKLKDLGRREWLVLTVLAVLVIGVGVWPYPLIEMMEASVQNLVEHIMQSKLN encoded by the coding sequence ATGCTCGACTGGCCATTGCTCAGCCTGCTGATCTGGATTCCGATCGTCGCGGCCTTCGGCGTTGCCGCTCTGGGCGTGCGCGCACCCAAACTGGTGCGGCCGGTGGCACTGATCGTCGCCCTGGTCAGCTTCGTGCTGTCACTGGTGCTCTACGCCGGCTTCGATGTCACCACATCGGCCATGCAGTTCCAGGAAAAGACCGTCTGGATCGGGGCTTTCGACGTCAATTATCATCTGGGTGTCGATGGTCTTTCACTGCCGCTGATTCTGCTGACCACGCTGATCGGGGTGCTGATCATCGTTGCCGGGTGGCAAATAAAGAATCAGCCGCACCTCTACATGGCCGCTTTCCTGCTGCTGCAGGGGCTGATGGTGGGCGTATTCTCCGCGCTCGACGCGTTGCTGTTCTACGTCTTCTTCGAAGCCATGCTGGTGCCGATGTTCCTGATCATCGGTATCTGGGGCGGGCCCAACCGCATCTACGCCACCATCAAGTTCTTCCTGTTCACCTTCTTCGGTTCGGTGTTCATGCTGATCGCGCTGATCTGGCTGTACCTGCAGTCGGGCAGCTTCGCCATTCTCGATCTTCATGACTTCCCGATTGCCCTGGCCGCCCAGATCTGGATCTTCCTGGCCTTCCTGATCGCGTTTGCTGTCAAGGTGCCGATGTGGCCGGTGCATACGTGGTTGCCCGACGCCCATGTCGAGGCGCCCACCGGCGGTTCCGTGGTGCTGGCCGCGGTCATGCTCAAGATCGGCGGTTACGGGCTGGTGCGGTTTTCGTTGCCGATTACCCCCGATGCCGCCGCCGCGCTGGACTGGCTGGTCATCGGTCTGTCGCTGGTGGCCATTGCCTATATCGGTTTTGTCGCCCTGGCGCAAAGCGATATGAAAAAGCTGATCGCCTACAGCTCGATTTCGCACATGGGTTTTGTCACGCTGGGGCTGTTTCTGGCCTTTGCCATTGCCCGCAATACCGGCGAGACCACCGGCGCCGGGCTGGGCATCACCGGGGCGATGGTGCAGATGATCTCGCACGGCTTTATTTCCGGCGCCATGTTCCTGGCCGTGGGCGTGCTCTACGATCGCATGCACAGCCGCGATATCAATGCCTACGGCGGCGTGGCCAACACCATGCCCTGGTTCGCCATGTTCGCCGTGCTGTTCTTTATGGCCAACTCCGGCCTGCCGGGCACCTCGGGCTTCGTCGGCGAATTCATGGTCATCCTGGCCGCCTTCCATGCCAACTTCTGGTTCGCCTTCGTCGCCGGCACCACCCTGATCCTGGGCGCGGCCTACAGCCTGTGGCTGGTCAAGCGGGTGTTCTACGGCGAGGTGGCCAACCAGGGCGTGGCCAAGCTCAAAGACCTGGGCCGGCGCGAATGGCTGGTCCTGACCGTACTCGCCGTGCTGGTCATCGGCGTGGGCGTATGGCCGTATCCGCTCATCGAAATGATGGAAGCGTCCGTCCAGAACCTGGTCGAGCACATCATGCAGTCGAAGCTTAATTGA
- the nuoL gene encoding NADH-quinone oxidoreductase subunit L, which translates to MKTVILLIPMLPLIGCLIAGLFRHQVGRAGAHWVTIGAVAGSFLLSAYVAWEVFFNGLPVLDYSVYTWAVTDGIRFEIGFLIDSLTALMMVVVTFVSLMVHVYTIGYMAEDDSYQRFFAYLNLFTFAMLMLVMANNFLQLFFGWEAVGLVSYLLIGFWFRKDSATKANLKAFLVNRIGDFGFLLGIAAVLMYFGSLHYAEVFGQVGTVEGTTISIFGATEWSLMTFICICLFIGAMGKSAQVPLHVWLPDSMEGPTPISALIHAATMVTAGIFMVARLSPIFESSEVALSFILIIGAVTALFMGLIGIVQHDIKRVVAYSTLSQLGYMTVALGASAYTAAIFHLMTHAFFKALLFLAAGSVIIALHHKQDMREMGGLSKYLPVTAATAWIGSLALIGFPFFSGFYSKDLIIEAVKLAERPGVAFATFAVYAGVVVTALYSFRMLYLAFHGPTRMDEETKSHAHESPLVVTIPLILLAIPSVLIGYFTVEPLLFGGALSDAITVRAANDVVLALADKFDGPFAFALHGFITPVFWLAMLGVAIATYVYLFNPSLAERIRARVMPLWTVLDRKYWFDELYQKVLTGAGLKVADGLSRGGDRTVIDGWLVNGSARLVGRMAGALRQLQSGFLYHYAFVMVVALVALVASFVLLR; encoded by the coding sequence AGCGTCTACACCTGGGCCGTGACCGACGGCATCCGCTTCGAGATCGGCTTTCTGATCGACAGTCTCACTGCCTTGATGATGGTGGTGGTCACCTTCGTCTCGCTGATGGTGCATGTCTACACCATCGGCTACATGGCCGAAGACGACAGCTACCAGCGCTTTTTCGCCTACCTCAACCTGTTCACCTTCGCCATGCTGATGCTGGTCATGGCCAACAACTTCCTGCAGCTGTTCTTCGGCTGGGAGGCCGTCGGCCTGGTCTCCTACCTGCTGATCGGCTTCTGGTTCAGGAAGGATTCGGCGACGAAAGCCAACCTCAAGGCCTTCCTGGTCAACCGCATCGGCGATTTCGGTTTTCTGTTGGGCATTGCCGCGGTATTGATGTATTTCGGGTCGCTGCACTATGCCGAGGTCTTCGGCCAGGTCGGCACGGTCGAAGGCACGACCATTTCCATCTTCGGTGCGACCGAATGGTCGCTGATGACCTTTATCTGCATCTGCCTGTTCATCGGCGCGATGGGCAAGTCGGCGCAGGTGCCGCTGCATGTGTGGCTGCCCGATTCCATGGAAGGCCCCACGCCGATCTCGGCACTGATCCATGCCGCCACCATGGTGACTGCCGGCATCTTCATGGTCGCGCGCCTCTCGCCGATCTTTGAGTCCTCGGAAGTGGCGCTGAGCTTTATCCTGATCATCGGCGCGGTCACGGCGCTGTTCATGGGCCTGATCGGCATCGTCCAGCACGACATCAAGCGCGTGGTGGCCTACTCCACGCTCTCGCAGCTCGGCTACATGACCGTGGCGCTGGGCGCATCGGCCTACACCGCCGCCATCTTCCACCTGATGACCCATGCCTTCTTCAAGGCGCTGCTGTTTCTGGCCGCCGGGTCGGTCATCATCGCCCTGCACCACAAGCAGGACATGCGCGAGATGGGTGGGCTGTCAAAGTATCTGCCGGTCACTGCAGCCACCGCCTGGATCGGTTCACTGGCACTGATCGGCTTTCCGTTCTTCTCCGGCTTCTATTCCAAGGATCTGATCATCGAGGCGGTCAAGCTCGCCGAACGTCCCGGCGTCGCATTCGCCACCTTCGCCGTCTACGCCGGCGTGGTCGTCACCGCACTCTACAGCTTCCGCATGCTCTACCTGGCCTTCCACGGCCCGACGCGCATGGACGAGGAAACGAAATCCCATGCCCACGAATCGCCGCTGGTCGTGACCATCCCGTTGATCCTGCTGGCCATTCCCTCGGTGCTGATCGGCTACTTTACCGTCGAGCCGCTGCTGTTCGGCGGTGCCCTGTCCGATGCCATTACCGTGCGCGCCGCCAACGACGTGGTGCTGGCCCTGGCCGACAAGTTCGACGGGCCGTTTGCCTTTGCCCTGCATGGCTTCATCACCCCGGTGTTCTGGCTGGCCATGCTGGGTGTGGCCATCGCCACATATGTTTACTTGTTCAACCCGTCACTGGCCGAGCGCATTCGCGCCCGCGTCATGCCCCTGTGGACCGTGCTCGATCGCAAGTACTGGTTCGACGAGCTGTATCAGAAGGTGCTCACGGGTGCCGGGCTCAAGGTAGCCGACGGCCTGTCGCGCGGCGGCGACCGTACGGTCATCGACGGCTGGCTGGTCAATGGTTCGGCGCGCCTGGTCGGACGCATGGCGGGCGCACTGCGCCAGCTTCAGTCGGGTTTCCTCTACCACTACGCTTTCGTCATGGTCGTCGCCCTGGTGGCGCTCGTGGCGTCGTTCGTGCTCCTGAGATAG